The segment TGGCGACGGCGGGCGATACTCCAGGCATCATTACCGATGTTCTGGTTTTGAACGACAGGATCCTCCAAGAACGGCCGGAAGAGGTCCGGGCGATTTTGAAGTCTCTCTTTGAAGCGCTCAATTTTGAGACCTTTCATCGGGAGGAGGCACTCTCGATCATGTCGAAGGCTGTGGGGATGGACAAGGCTGAGATGGCGTCGGGACTTCATGGTGCCAAGGCCCTTGATTTGATTGAAAATAAAAGGGCGATGCGAAGAGACTCAGGCGTCGAGTCTCTCGCCAGTGTTGGGGAAGTGATCGCCAATTTTTACCTGGAGCGTGGGCAGTTGTCGTCTCTGCCCGATATGGATCAAGTCATTGATGCACGGTTTGTGGAGGCTTTGGAGAACAAATGAAATTCGCCACCAAATTAACACTTCTTTTCGTGGGGATCGGGATGGCGATGACGGCTGTTCTTTTTACCATAGTCTATATTCATACTTCAGACATGATGGAAAAAACAATTCGGGCTGGTATGGAATCCGATGCAGTGGATGCCATGAAAAACATTGACCGTTTTCTCTATGAACGAGGAGGGGATATTCAGGCACTGGCCAGTAGTCCGATTCTTCGTTCCGAAAGCGCCACTCCCGAGGAGATTACGGAGGTGCTGATTAATTATAGAAACAACTACAAGGTGTACACCTCACTCTCATTTTTTAATGCTGAGCGTATAAGGACAGCCGATACAGCAGGGCTGCGTATTGGTCTGCCTTCCGCGACAACTCCTTATTGGGACGATATTAAGGAGGGGAAGGTGAGTATCGCTAGTGATGTTCATATATCGGATGAATATCAATTCCCCATGTTCTATTTTGCCTCTCCCGTCAGGAACCGTGATCAAAAGAGGATTGGGGTTGTGGTCGCTCGGGTAGCAACGGCCCGACTGTTAGAAATAATAAAAGAAAATGTAAAAAACGAAGAGTCAGAAGATATTGATCTTGTCAACGATAAGGGGCTTACTCTTTGTTCGAATAATAATCGTAAAGGGGTACTGGAAGAAATACTGCCTGAATGGGATTATCTCAAGTTGATCCCTAAAGATGTGTTTTCAGGCATCAAAGAATTCACCCATTTGGATGCCAATGGAAATGAGATCCATGCGTTTGCCCGGGAGAGTGGTCTTTATACCTTCAAAGGAAATGGGTGGATGCTCCTCCTCCAGGTTCCTTCCAAAATTGTCTTGGCTCCGGTCCATCAATTGCTGAAAATAATGAGTGTCCTTTTTCTGATCTCCATCCCTCTGCTGGTGCTGCTCAGTATTATTTTCAGTCGAACAGTAACTCGACCCTTATCGAGATTAGCTGCGGCAGCCCATGCGATTGGGGAGGGGCAACTGGATGCGGCTGTTTTCGTGTCATCCAAAGACGAAATTGGTTCATTGGCCGCCGACCTCAACCAGATGGCTCTTGATTTGAAAAAAGTGACGGTTTCAAAAGCTTACCTCGATACGATCATTGATTCGATGTTGGAGGGACTCATTGTCATTAATGCAGAGGGAACGATTCAAATGATCAATCGGGAAGGGGTGAAGTTTTTTGGCTACGAGGAAGCAGCGCAATTGATTGGCAAGCCGATCCTGACAATTATTCCAGAGAAGTTTCAGTCTGGACATACTTCTGGCATGGACCGCTATCTTAAAACTGGCGAGAAACATATTTTGGAGAAGTCAGTGGAGGTGGAAGGCTTAAGGAGAGACGGGACAACCTTTCCCCTGGAGATTGCCATCAAAGACATCGGCGTAGAGCAGGAACGTCTTTTTATTGCGGCTTTCAGGGATATCACCGACCGCAAACAAAATGAGGAAAAACTCAAATCCAGCGAAGAACGCCACCGAACTCTCTTCATGAGTTCGCGTGATGCCCTCATGACATTGGGTCCGCCCACGTGGCAATTCACCTCC is part of the Deltaproteobacteria bacterium genome and harbors:
- a CDS encoding PAS domain S-box protein; translated protein: MKFATKLTLLFVGIGMAMTAVLFTIVYIHTSDMMEKTIRAGMESDAVDAMKNIDRFLYERGGDIQALASSPILRSESATPEEITEVLINYRNNYKVYTSLSFFNAERIRTADTAGLRIGLPSATTPYWDDIKEGKVSIASDVHISDEYQFPMFYFASPVRNRDQKRIGVVVARVATARLLEIIKENVKNEESEDIDLVNDKGLTLCSNNNRKGVLEEILPEWDYLKLIPKDVFSGIKEFTHLDANGNEIHAFARESGLYTFKGNGWMLLLQVPSKIVLAPVHQLLKIMSVLFLISIPLLVLLSIIFSRTVTRPLSRLAAAAHAIGEGQLDAAVFVSSKDEIGSLAADLNQMALDLKKVTVSKAYLDTIIDSMLEGLIVINAEGTIQMINREGVKFFGYEEAAQLIGKPILTIIPEKFQSGHTSGMDRYLKTGEKHILEKSVEVEGLRRDGTTFPLEIAIKDIGVEQERLFIAAFRDITDRKQNEEKLKSSEERHRTLFMSSRDALMTLGPPTWQFTSGNPATVAMFAAKDEADFTSHGPWEVSPEFQPDGRPSGDKAKEMIETAIRNGSHFFEWTHRRLSGEDFPATVLLTQMTLEGKTFLQATVRDITEQKKNEAMIKRQADELAESQTQLFQTAKLATLGEMSTGMAHEMNQPMAGISLAVTT